The Mucilaginibacter rubeus genomic interval GTTCATCAAGGTTGCGAACCTCAATTTCTATAGCCAGTTTTTTTCCGTTATCAGTGAGGTATTGGTTAGCGCTTTCAATGGCTTGTCTTATTCCGCCGGCGTAATCAACATGGTTATCCTTGATCAGGATCATATCATACAAACCAAACCTGTGGTTTACGCCGCCGCCTATACGCACTGCCCATTTCTCCAGGTAGCGAAGCCCCGGAGTAGTTTTACGGGTATCTAAAACTTTGGTGTTAGTGCCTTTCAGCAGGTCGACAATCTGCCGGGTTTTTGTAGCAATTCCCGACATGCGCTGCATACAATTCAGTACCAAACGCTCGGCAGTTAAAATACTGCGCGAACTACCTTCAACCTCAAAAGCCACGTCGCCATATTTTACAGGAACGCCGTCCTGCAAAAAAACGTTTATTTTAAGGTTTGGATCAACCACATGAAATATTTCGGCAGCCAGCTCAACACCGGCCAGTATTCCATCGTCCTTAACTAAAAGTTTTGCTTTGCCGGTAGCGTCGGCAGGGATAGTTGAAAGTGAAGTATGGTCGCCATCGCCAACATCCTCACTTAAAGCATTATTTATAAACTGATGTATTAGTTCCTTATCCAATTGTGTACTTTTTATAGTGTCAAAAGTAACAACAATTTTCAAATGCGGGGGTTTGATTACGGTAAAGATAATGGTTCATTGTTCA includes:
- the nadC gene encoding carboxylating nicotinate-nucleotide diphosphorylase gives rise to the protein MDKELIHQFINNALSEDVGDGDHTSLSTIPADATGKAKLLVKDDGILAGVELAAEIFHVVDPNLKINVFLQDGVPVKYGDVAFEVEGSSRSILTAERLVLNCMQRMSGIATKTRQIVDLLKGTNTKVLDTRKTTPGLRYLEKWAVRIGGGVNHRFGLYDMILIKDNHVDYAGGIRQAIESANQYLTDNGKKLAIEIEVRNLDELEQVLQIGNVNRILIDNFNFDNLRQAVAMNKGRFITEASGGITIDNIRQYADCGVDYISVGALTHSVKSLDLSLKAVK